A DNA window from Calliphora vicina chromosome 1, idCalVici1.1, whole genome shotgun sequence contains the following coding sequences:
- the LOC135949039 gene encoding zinc metalloproteinase nas-8, with the protein MVNKTLKQIYLLLFVIQAVVNAQNISNEDEIVDNDDMENPEETGPYLEGDINGQAEEFRNILRNGIVSANFRWPQAVIPYEIEGTFSTNELTIISHAFNEYHTKTCVRFRKRTNEMDYIVLTNKPTGCWASLGRMGGRQEVNLQSRKCFANYGTSMHELMHALGFYHEQNRFERDSYVKVISENIKPNMLVNFGKLPHAAATGYGVAYDYASVMHYKATSFSKNGKPTLEALQATPEALKMGQRYGFSKGDILKIKAMYRCQ; encoded by the coding sequence ATggttaataaaactttaaaacaaatttacttaCTTTTATTTGTTATACAAGCCGTTGTAAAtgctcaaaatatttcaaatgaagaTGAAATAGTTGATAATGATGACATGGAAAATCCTGAAGAAACTGGACCTTATTTGGAAGGTGATATTAATGGCCAAGCAGAAGAATTTCGTAATATTTTGCGTAATGGTATAGTGTCTGCTAACTTTAGATGGCCTCAAGCTGTAATACCATACGAAATTGAAGGAACTTTCAGTACAAACGAACTCACCATTATATCGCATGCATTTAACGAGTATCATACCAAGACTTGTGTACGTTTTCGTAAACGTACCAATGAAATGGATTACATTGTGCTTACCAATAAGCCAACTGGTTGCTGGGCTAGTTTGGGCCGCATGGGCGGTCGCCAAGAAGTTAATCTGCAATCGCGCAAATGTTTCGCCAACTATGGCACCAGCATGCACGAACTAATGCATGCCTTGGGTTTCTATCACGAACAAAATCGTTTTGAACGTGATTCGTATGTCAAGGTTATATCGGAGAATATAAAACCTAATATGCTGGTGAATTTCGGTAAATTACCTCATGCCGCTGCTACGGGTTATGGAGTGGCTTATGATTATGCCAGTGTTATGCATTATAAAGCTACCAGTTTCTCTAAGAATGGCAAACCAACGTTGGAAGCTTTGCAAGCCACACCGGAAGCATTGAAAATGGGCCAACGTTATGGTTTCTCTAAGGGTGATATACTCAAAATTAAAGCCATGTATCGATGTCAATGA